The following nucleotide sequence is from Candidatus Zixiibacteriota bacterium.
GTGTCCTCTTTGTCGGCACCGTCCTTATCCTTCCATCGTCTGGAGGTCGCCAGTGAAAACGTGGTAACCGCTTGGCCGCCGGGGGTGTACTTCATTTCCGGGTCTTTGCCGAGATTGCCGATGAGCATGACTTTGTTTAGAGACGCCATGGTATTCCTCCTGGAGAACGGCTGTATCTACCTCCACACGGTCCGACACCACTTGACCCGGCCCTGAGAGTCCGAGCCCGATCCCGTTGTCCGCCGTCGATCCGCCCCGCCCCTGCCTCGGATGCCGTATCAAAAGACGCGACGGCAATGGGGTCAATCGTTTTGTGTACAAGATGACTGACCGTTTTTGTCAGTACGAAATCGTCGTGAGGCGCTTGACGGCGAGGCGGTTTTGGGTCAGATTCCCGGCACCCTGACGGCGGAATACACACGATGAAACGACTTCGCGTTGCAATCGATCAGATGGCCCCGGTCCTGGGCGACATCGACGCCAATATCAAGTCACACCAGGATGCGGTCCGCTGGGCGAAAAGCAAGAAAGCGGAATTGCTGATTTTCCCGGAATTGTCACTTTCCGGGTACCACGTGCGCGGCATGGTCCCGCATGTGGCGCTGGCCGCCCAGGGGCGTCACTTAAAGAAGCTGGCGGAGTCGGCCGGATCGCTCGGGGTCATTGCCGGATTCGTCGAGAAGTCGACGGACGGGCAGTTCTATAATTCTGCCGCTTACATCCGTGACGGACGAGTCCAGGGCGTGCAGCGCAAGCTGTTCCTGCCCAACTATGGAATGTTCGATGAGAAGCGCTTCTTTGCATCCGGGCATCGTGTGTCGCCGTTTGAGATGCCGTGGGGACGGGTCGGTGTTCTGATCTGCTTTGACGCGCTGCATCCGGCGGCGGCGTATCTCTTCGAACAGGCAGGCGCCCGTGTGTTGGTGACCATCTCCGCATCGCCGATGCGGGGGATTCGTTCCGATGGCTCCATGTCGGCCGAGGAGTCATTCCGATTGGCGCAGAGAGCGCACGCGCGACTGTTGGGGTTGGTCACCATCCTCGTCAATCGCGTGGGGACAGAGGAGGGGCTGACATTCTGGGGCGGGTCGCACGTGTACGATCCCTTTGGCGACGAGCTGCTGTCGATGCCGACGTACGAGCCGCAGCGCGCCATCTGCGATATCGATTTGGAGACTGTCTCCCGGGCGCGCACACTGTTCCCGCATCTGAAAGAGGGGCGGCCTGGATTCGTGCTGCAGGAGATGTGGCGGCTGCGCATGGGAAGCGACGGCGACGTGGCCCAGCGTCCGCCCAATCCGATCGTGGCCGGCGGCACCGACTGATGATCCGCACCATCGACGATATCGATCTGTCGCTGGATGACGCGCAGGCCGTCGGCGTCATCTGCAATTTCATCGTCGATCAATTCCATAAGAAGGGTTTCTACGCCGCCGTCATCGGACTATCGGGAGGGCTGGATTCGGCTCTGGGAGTCGCTGTGGCCGCGGAGGCGCTGGGGCCGCGCCATGTGACCGCGCTGGCGATGCCGAGCGCGGAATCGAGCAAAGCCAGTCTGGAGGATGCCCGTCTGGTCGCGAAACAGTGCGGCGTTCGCCTGCTGGTCGAGCCGATCGACGCCATGGAGCATGCTCTCTTCGATGGCACAACAGGTGTCGATCGCGTGCGAATCGGCAATGCCGCGGCGCGATTCCGTATGATTCGCCTGTTTGATCACTCACACCGACACCACGCGTTGGTCATCGGCACATCGAACAAAACGGAGTTGCTGTTGGGTTACGGCACGTGGTATGGCGATCTCGCCTCTGCGGTCAATCCCATCGGCGATCTGTTCAAAACCCAGGTCCGCGAGATGGCATCGTTTCTCGCGCTGCCGCAGCGCATCATCGACAAGCCGCCGTCCGCCGATCTCTGGCCTGGGCAAACCGACGAAGGGGAGATCGGCTACGACTATGAAACGATCGACAAGCTGCTCTATCTGTTGGTCGACCGGGAATTCTCACTGGAAGCAACGTTGGGAGTCGGATTCAAGGAAACGATGGTGCGCGACATCATCCGGCGTGTGACCGCCAGTCAGTTCAAACGCTCACTACCTGCCATTCCCAAGATTTCGCTCAAGACGGTCGGCATCGATTTCCATCTCGCCCGCGACTGGGGACATTAAACCCGCGTCGGCCCGCGATCTATGTCCACTCGCACTCCGTCAGCCGATGCCGGCCAATCCGGCATTCTCTACGTCGTCGCGACACCCATCGGCAACCTCGATGACTTCTCCCTTCGGGCGGCCGAGATTCTGCGTTCGGTCGAGCTGATCCTGTGTGAGGACACGCGACGGGCGCGGATCCTCCTGTCGCGCCATGACATTCAGTCGCGCTTGCAGTCTCTCCATGAGCACAATGAACGCCGGCAAGTCCCCGCCCTTTTGTTCCGCCTGGCGGCTGGTGAGACGATCGCGCTGATTTCCGACGCCGGGACGCCGACCATCTCCGATCCCGGTTACAATCTCATCACCGCCGCCGTCGATGCCGGAGCGCGCGTTGTGCCGATCCCCGGACCGTCAGCGGTGACCGCGATTCTGTCGGTTGCCGGGCTGCCGACCGACCGGTTTGTGTTCGAAGGATTCCTGCCGATGCGCTCTGGGAAGCGACAGCGTCGGATCGCTGAGTTGGCCATAGAGCCGCGTACGATCGTGTTGTTTGAATCCCCGCACCGCATTGTTCGTCTCTTGGCCGAATTATATGGCGCGTGGGGTGAGCGGCGCGCCTGCCTCGGCCGCGAGCTGACTAAACGATTCGAAGAAATCCGTCACGGCACGCTCGCCGAACTGAGCCAATGGGCCGAATCGCATACCCTGCGTGGAGAAATTGTTCTCGCGGTAGCGGGGGCATCGGACTGATTCTCCCACCGTAACTGTTCGAGCCGACGCTCGCCGGTTGATACCCGCGCGCAGTCAGCGTACCTTCGCACGCCATGCAACACAGCCGATCGCACAACCTGTGGCGACGCTACATTGAGCGCGCGTCCATTCTGGACCGCTTGATGGCGGCGTACATATTCGCGTTTACGCTCGGTCTGGCGGTCTTCGATTTCGGGAATGCGTCGTTCTGGCCGAGGGTCCTGATTCATTGTGCGCTCCTCTTCCTCATATTTCTCACCATCATAAACTGGGGCGGCCGCACTGCGGGCGTCCGCGGATTCATCCGTCAGCTCTATCCCGTCTTGCTGTACCCTTTTCTCTATTTGCAAACGCAAGTGGCGGTCCACTGGGTGTTTCCCGGGTTCCTCGATCGGCAGATTGTCGCGCTCGAAAACGCTCTTTTCGGCGTCGATCCGAACATCTGGCTGACACAGTTTGAGTCGCCGTGGATCAACGAGTGGATGATGATGGGATACTTCAGCTATTACCCGCTGTTGTTCGTCACCGTGCTGCCGCTGCACTTAACCGGACGGATTCGCGAGGTGCGGCGTATCCTTTTGGGCTGTTCGATCGCCTTTGTCATCTCCTATATCGGGTTTGTCCTTTATCCGTTGGAAGGACCACGCTACTTTCTGGCCGACCGGCTGTCACCGGGGCTGGAGGGATGGCTGTTCGTGCCGCTGGTGAACATGGTGATCGACACGGGTGCCATCCACGGCGGCTGCATGCCGTCCTCGCACACAGCGGTGGCGTTGGTCGTGATGTTTTGGATGTGGCGTATCCGTCGGCGCCTGGCATGGGTGCTCTTACCGTTCGTGGCGACATTGGTGATTGCGACAATGTGGGGGCGCTTCCATTACCTCAGCGATGTCGTGATCGGGGCATTGATCGGAGTCGCCGCGTATCTTGTGTCGGCCCGTATCGATGACCGCTCCGCTCACGAGAGAACAGCAGGCACGAGCAGCGGGGAGCAATCGAGGCAAACGCGCGTGTCAACGGTAACCGCTTCTCCGGGTTAGAATCAGACAATGTGCCCTGAGTTTTTCCATGTCGGTCCCATGGCGATTCGCGCCTACGGCGTCACACTCGCGCTGTCCTTTCTGATCGGGTTGTGGATTGTCCGTCGTCAGGCCCGTGTGATCGGACTCGATCCGGAACGCATCGCGAATCTCGCGTTTGTGCTCATCTTGTTCGGAGTGATCGGCGGACGGCTCGGTTACGTTCTCTATCACCTCGATTACTTCACCGACCACCCGCTGTCGATCATCAACCCATTCGGCAACGATGGCAACTTCGGCATTGCCGGCCTGAACCTGCAGGGAGGGTTGGTGCTCGGATTGATCGCCGGCGCCCTGTATCTGCGTCGCCGGCGAATCTCGATTGCCGCCGGGCTGGACGCGGTGGTACCGGCAGTGGGTTTCGGCATTTTTCTGACACGAATCGGCTGTTTCCTCAATGGCTGCTGCTTCGGCGTCCCGACCGATTCGTTCCTGGGTGTTCGTTTCCCGGCCGACTCACCGGTGCATGCCGTCTTTGGTGCCGAAGCGGTCCACCCGACCCAATTGTATTCCTCGGCGTACGGTCTGGCTTTATTCGTGCTGCTGTCGTTCGTAAACCGAAAGTGGTACCGCGCAGGACGTACGATTGGACTGTTTTTTGTCCTGGAGTCGATCATGCGCATCGCCATCGAACCATTGCGCTATTACGAAGGGG
It contains:
- a CDS encoding NAD+ synthase, giving the protein MIRTIDDIDLSLDDAQAVGVICNFIVDQFHKKGFYAAVIGLSGGLDSALGVAVAAEALGPRHVTALAMPSAESSKASLEDARLVAKQCGVRLLVEPIDAMEHALFDGTTGVDRVRIGNAAARFRMIRLFDHSHRHHALVIGTSNKTELLLGYGTWYGDLASAVNPIGDLFKTQVREMASFLALPQRIIDKPPSADLWPGQTDEGEIGYDYETIDKLLYLLVDREFSLEATLGVGFKETMVRDIIRRVTASQFKRSLPAIPKISLKTVGIDFHLARDWGH
- the lgt gene encoding prolipoprotein diacylglyceryl transferase, which produces MCPEFFHVGPMAIRAYGVTLALSFLIGLWIVRRQARVIGLDPERIANLAFVLILFGVIGGRLGYVLYHLDYFTDHPLSIINPFGNDGNFGIAGLNLQGGLVLGLIAGALYLRRRRISIAAGLDAVVPAVGFGIFLTRIGCFLNGCCFGVPTDSFLGVRFPADSPVHAVFGAEAVHPTQLYSSAYGLALFVLLSFVNRKWYRAGRTIGLFFVLESIMRIAIEPLRYYEGEMLLESGASRVTYNQIVGLGLLVVGLMFLFHRRTAQRAPSDTAQAS
- the rsmI gene encoding 16S rRNA (cytidine(1402)-2'-O)-methyltransferase, giving the protein MSTRTPSADAGQSGILYVVATPIGNLDDFSLRAAEILRSVELILCEDTRRARILLSRHDIQSRLQSLHEHNERRQVPALLFRLAAGETIALISDAGTPTISDPGYNLITAAVDAGARVVPIPGPSAVTAILSVAGLPTDRFVFEGFLPMRSGKRQRRIAELAIEPRTIVLFESPHRIVRLLAELYGAWGERRACLGRELTKRFEEIRHGTLAELSQWAESHTLRGEIVLAVAGASD
- a CDS encoding phosphatase PAP2 family protein, coding for MQHSRSHNLWRRYIERASILDRLMAAYIFAFTLGLAVFDFGNASFWPRVLIHCALLFLIFLTIINWGGRTAGVRGFIRQLYPVLLYPFLYLQTQVAVHWVFPGFLDRQIVALENALFGVDPNIWLTQFESPWINEWMMMGYFSYYPLLFVTVLPLHLTGRIREVRRILLGCSIAFVISYIGFVLYPLEGPRYFLADRLSPGLEGWLFVPLVNMVIDTGAIHGGCMPSSHTAVALVVMFWMWRIRRRLAWVLLPFVATLVIATMWGRFHYLSDVVIGALIGVAAYLVSARIDDRSAHERTAGTSSGEQSRQTRVSTVTASPG
- a CDS encoding nitrilase-related carbon-nitrogen hydrolase, translating into MKRLRVAIDQMAPVLGDIDANIKSHQDAVRWAKSKKAELLIFPELSLSGYHVRGMVPHVALAAQGRHLKKLAESAGSLGVIAGFVEKSTDGQFYNSAAYIRDGRVQGVQRKLFLPNYGMFDEKRFFASGHRVSPFEMPWGRVGVLICFDALHPAAAYLFEQAGARVLVTISASPMRGIRSDGSMSAEESFRLAQRAHARLLGLVTILVNRVGTEEGLTFWGGSHVYDPFGDELLSMPTYEPQRAICDIDLETVSRARTLFPHLKEGRPGFVLQEMWRLRMGSDGDVAQRPPNPIVAGGTD